A genomic segment from Paenibacillus sp. FSL K6-1096 encodes:
- a CDS encoding ABC transporter permease, translating to MSTAAHSAQGSPVKPVQAKPRTIWSLLLHNRLAAIGLTFILIWTVVAIFAPWLAPHDPYVTDMASKLQAPSGSHWFGTDNFGRDILSRVLYGARISIWTGLIAVSISFLIGVPLGGIAAYYGGRTGTIIMRFMDILLSFPSLVLSMAIAASIGAGLSSAMIAVGIVGIPEFARLMFGQTVSLREKEYIEASRAIGVKNTVILYRHILPNALAPLLVQATLGMGFAILTASSLSFLGLGVRPPVAEWGAMISEGREYIISGQWWLVTFPGLGIATSILGFNLLGDGFRDVLDPRLRSGK from the coding sequence GTGAGTACTGCAGCACATTCAGCACAGGGCAGCCCGGTGAAGCCGGTACAGGCGAAGCCCAGGACGATCTGGTCCCTGCTGCTGCACAACCGCCTGGCAGCCATCGGGCTGACCTTCATCCTGATCTGGACCGTGGTTGCGATCTTCGCCCCGTGGCTGGCCCCGCATGATCCATACGTTACGGATATGGCGAGCAAGCTGCAGGCGCCTTCCGGCAGCCACTGGTTCGGCACCGATAACTTCGGCCGGGATATTCTCAGCCGGGTTCTGTACGGCGCACGGATCAGCATCTGGACCGGCCTGATCGCCGTCTCCATATCCTTCCTGATCGGGGTGCCGCTGGGCGGGATTGCCGCCTACTACGGCGGACGCACCGGAACCATCATCATGCGGTTCATGGATATCCTGCTGTCCTTCCCGTCACTGGTATTGTCGATGGCCATTGCCGCCTCAATCGGGGCCGGGCTGAGCAGTGCGATGATCGCCGTCGGCATTGTCGGCATTCCCGAATTCGCCCGGCTGATGTTCGGGCAGACGGTCTCGCTGCGGGAGAAGGAATATATTGAAGCCAGCCGGGCGATCGGCGTGAAGAATACAGTGATTCTGTACCGCCACATTCTGCCCAATGCGCTTGCCCCGCTCCTGGTGCAGGCGACGCTCGGGATGGGCTTTGCCATCCTGACCGCTTCCAGCTTAAGCTTCCTGGGGCTTGGAGTAAGACCTCCGGTTGCCGAATGGGGCGCGATGATCTCGGAAGGCCGGGAATATATCATTTCCGGGCAATGGTGGCTGGTTACTTTTCCCGGGCTGGGCATTGCCACTTCCATCTTAGGCTTCAACCTGCTCGGAGACGGTTTCCGGGATGTGCTTGACCCGCGGTTGCGTTCGGGCAAATGA
- a CDS encoding ABC transporter permease, with amino-acid sequence MFAYTLKRLVQMIPALLGIIVITFILSRVLPGDPAIMLAGEQAPEEVVNKIRQDMGLDKALYIQFFAYIGQLLRGDIGYAYHTGHSVASDLASRFPATIELTLASILIAVLVAIPVGIIAATRKESILDHISRVFSLIGACVPIFWLGLMFIYVFYSILGWAPAPMGRISGDLNPPVHITGLYVLDSLLSADTAALKSSLAHLLLPALCLSTGTMAIVARMTRSSMLEVVDQDFVRTARAKGLRESAIICKHALVNALIPTLTVLGLQFGFLMGGAVITETLFSWPGIGGYVTDSILAADYAPIQAFTLVSAVLYCGINLAVDLIYGLIDPRIRYE; translated from the coding sequence TTGTTTGCTTATACACTAAAACGGCTTGTGCAGATGATTCCGGCCTTGCTCGGCATTATCGTGATCACCTTCATCCTGTCAAGAGTGCTGCCGGGCGACCCGGCGATTATGCTGGCCGGCGAACAGGCACCGGAGGAGGTTGTGAACAAAATCCGTCAGGATATGGGGCTGGACAAGGCCCTGTATATTCAGTTCTTCGCCTATATCGGGCAACTGCTGCGGGGCGATATCGGTTATGCCTATCATACCGGGCATTCGGTGGCGAGCGATCTGGCCTCGCGCTTCCCGGCTACGATCGAGCTGACCCTGGCCAGCATTCTGATCGCGGTGCTGGTAGCGATCCCGGTCGGCATTATTGCCGCCACCCGCAAGGAGTCGATTCTTGACCATATCTCCCGGGTGTTCTCGCTGATCGGAGCCTGTGTCCCCATCTTCTGGCTCGGTCTGATGTTCATTTACGTGTTCTACTCCATTCTGGGGTGGGCACCGGCACCGATGGGCCGGATCAGCGGGGATCTGAACCCGCCGGTGCATATTACCGGGCTGTACGTGCTGGACAGCCTGCTCTCCGCCGATACCGCCGCACTCAAGAGCAGCCTCGCCCATCTGCTGCTTCCGGCGCTCTGTCTCAGTACCGGCACGATGGCGATCGTTGCCCGGATGACACGCTCCAGTATGCTGGAGGTTGTGGACCAGGACTTCGTCCGCACCGCCCGGGCCAAAGGGCTGCGGGAATCCGCTATTATCTGCAAGCACGCGCTGGTCAATGCATTAATTCCGACACTGACTGTGCTGGGCCTGCAATTCGGCTTCCTGATGGGCGGCGCGGTCATTACGGAGACGCTGTTCTCCTGGCCGGGCATCGGCGGTTATGTCACCGACTCGATACTGGCTGCGGATTATGCGCCAATCCAGGCATTTACCTTAGTCAGCGCTGTGCTCTACTGCGGAATTAACCTGGCGGTAGACCTGATCTACGGCCTGATCGATCCGAGAATCCGCTATGAATAG
- a CDS encoding AroM family protein — translation MKNIGLITIGQAPRSDVAPILEKYLEGKTGLVQSGVLDGFTADQVRAQFSPGPGEYVLTTRMTDGTAVVISRERIQSVLQGKLDAMEAAGIRTILLACTGVFPGLHTSSAHLIEPDRMIPPVVRAMLDGRRLGLIGPLPEQEEAMNEKFAGGGKRIPFAAASPYTGTEADFRAAAERLRDQADVIVLDCMGYVEQHREWAASAGVPAVLSNALMGKLIAEMV, via the coding sequence ATGAAGAACATCGGACTAATTACGATTGGACAAGCGCCGCGCAGCGATGTGGCGCCGATTCTTGAGAAGTACCTTGAGGGCAAAACCGGGCTGGTGCAGTCCGGGGTGCTGGACGGCTTCACGGCAGATCAGGTGAGGGCACAATTCAGTCCCGGCCCGGGTGAATATGTGCTGACCACCCGGATGACGGATGGAACAGCCGTAGTCATCTCCCGCGAGCGGATACAATCCGTTCTCCAAGGGAAGCTTGATGCTATGGAAGCCGCAGGCATCCGCACGATTCTGCTGGCCTGCACCGGAGTGTTCCCGGGGCTGCATACCTCATCTGCCCATCTGATTGAACCGGACCGGATGATTCCTCCGGTGGTCCGGGCGATGCTGGACGGACGCCGCCTGGGACTGATCGGCCCGCTGCCGGAGCAGGAAGAGGCGATGAATGAGAAATTCGCCGGCGGGGGGAAGCGGATACCGTTCGCAGCGGCCTCGCCTTATACCGGGACGGAGGCGGATTTCCGTGCTGCTGCGGAGCGTCTGCGGGACCAGGCGGATGTGATCGTGCTTGACTGTATGGGATATGTGGAGCAGCATAGAGAGTGGGCGGCCTCCGCAGGAGTGCCCGCCGTGCTGTCTAATGCCCTGATGGGCAAGCTGATTGCAGAAATGGTGTAA
- a CDS encoding DUF1177 domain-containing protein: MALHQTITVLNSLDSAYVNGEQVKQLFAAYPAVKVEVQKVEGEKGSTEFVKISIPGSSGKLGGGSAPTFGIVGRLGGIGARPSRVGIVSDADGAVAAIASALKLADMQLKGDILKGDVLVTTHICPDAPTLPHEPVDFMDSPVDILQMNEHEVLPEMEAVLSIDTTKGNRVVNHKGIAISPTVKEGYILRVSEDLLRIKEMTTGQYPVTFPVTTQDITPYGNGLYHINSILQPAVATSAPVVGLAITAQSMVPGCGTGASHEVDIAQAVRFAIETAKEFTQGTCSFYDEAEFSHINGLYGSMKVLQTMGNPAVLSQ; this comes from the coding sequence ATGGCACTTCATCAAACAATTACAGTCTTGAATTCACTGGACAGCGCTTATGTCAATGGTGAGCAGGTCAAGCAGTTATTCGCCGCATATCCAGCGGTTAAGGTTGAGGTACAGAAGGTAGAAGGGGAGAAGGGCAGCACAGAATTCGTCAAAATCTCGATTCCAGGCAGCAGCGGCAAGCTGGGGGGCGGATCTGCACCTACATTCGGCATTGTCGGACGGCTTGGCGGGATCGGGGCGCGCCCCAGCCGGGTCGGTATCGTCTCTGATGCGGACGGTGCAGTAGCAGCTATCGCTTCAGCGCTCAAGCTGGCGGACATGCAGCTCAAAGGGGATATTCTGAAGGGGGATGTGCTGGTCACGACTCATATTTGCCCGGATGCTCCGACCCTGCCGCATGAGCCGGTGGATTTCATGGATTCCCCTGTGGACATTCTGCAGATGAATGAGCATGAGGTGCTGCCGGAGATGGAAGCGGTTCTCTCCATTGATACCACCAAAGGCAACCGCGTGGTGAACCACAAAGGGATCGCAATCTCTCCGACCGTCAAAGAAGGATACATTCTGCGGGTCAGCGAAGATTTGCTGCGCATTAAGGAAATGACAACGGGGCAGTATCCGGTGACTTTTCCGGTGACTACGCAGGATATTACGCCTTACGGCAACGGGCTGTATCATATCAATTCGATCCTTCAGCCTGCCGTTGCGACCTCTGCGCCGGTGGTGGGGCTGGCGATCACGGCCCAGTCGATGGTTCCGGGCTGCGGAACGGGTGCCAGCCATGAAGTAGATATCGCCCAGGCGGTGCGCTTCGCCATCGAGACAGCCAAGGAATTCACACAAGGAACCTGCTCCTTCTATGACGAAGCAGAATTCTCGCACATTAACGGCTTATACGGTTCAATGAAGGTGCTGCAGACGATGGGCAATCCTGCGGTCCTCTCGCAATAA
- a CDS encoding PucR family transcriptional regulator ligand-binding domain-containing protein: protein MNTRGMTLRELMQLPVLGKAKVISGEQGLDRVVRFVDIMEVPDLKGWISEGVMLLTTAYSIRHDPSLLTELIYTLDNLGAAALAIKPARFLKEIPQGAIEASNACGLPIVEIPPEIPYTDITQPVMELLLGRQAMLLRRAEEVYRTLTTMVLENSGIQAVSDSVAEFLKAPVALVDTERKIIVSSPADYDWTRSESPLNWNIHVDRRTVARLLVDKEQLDDMEEVGIEQARLVFALELMRRKVAEDTEFRLRGNFIDELMTPPLPSKHEVQRRARQLGMNPEHKWEVAVIEGETAPSEETVNRLLEREAKRRGVTPHVEYRSSRAVLFLPTQEGRRFTPGGDAEEQWEQTLAGWLQDKGEGLSGYRCGIGTPEYLWDIYTSYNEARKALSISRRLGQSPGVITRYEDMEVYHLLEGLDGPGFGRLFERKLGKLLHYDQEHDSNMLLTFYHYLECRGSLIETANSLYIHRNSVKYRLERIRDITGFDLNDPREQFVCHLCLIYYYLQEK, encoded by the coding sequence TTGAATACACGAGGAATGACGCTACGGGAGCTGATGCAGCTTCCGGTTCTTGGCAAAGCGAAGGTCATCAGCGGCGAACAGGGGCTGGACCGGGTGGTCCGGTTCGTCGATATTATGGAGGTGCCCGATCTGAAGGGCTGGATCAGCGAAGGGGTCATGCTGCTGACCACCGCCTATTCGATCCGCCATGATCCTTCGCTGCTGACCGAGCTGATCTATACGCTCGACAATCTGGGCGCGGCCGCGCTGGCGATCAAGCCGGCCCGCTTCCTGAAGGAGATTCCGCAAGGGGCAATCGAGGCCAGCAATGCCTGCGGCTTGCCGATTGTGGAGATCCCGCCGGAAATTCCTTATACGGACATCACCCAGCCGGTGATGGAGCTGCTGCTCGGGCGGCAGGCGATGCTGCTGCGGCGGGCGGAGGAGGTCTACCGCACGCTGACCACCATGGTGCTGGAGAACAGCGGTATCCAGGCCGTCAGCGACAGCGTGGCCGAGTTCCTCAAGGCTCCGGTGGCACTGGTGGATACGGAGCGGAAGATTATCGTATCCTCTCCGGCAGATTATGACTGGACACGGAGTGAATCGCCGCTGAACTGGAACATTCATGTGGACCGCCGGACGGTCGCCCGGCTGCTGGTGGACAAGGAGCAGCTTGATGATATGGAAGAGGTCGGTATCGAGCAGGCACGGCTCGTCTTCGCCCTGGAGCTGATGCGGCGCAAGGTGGCCGAGGACACCGAATTCCGGCTGCGCGGCAACTTCATCGATGAGCTGATGACGCCGCCGCTGCCGTCGAAGCATGAGGTGCAGCGGCGGGCGCGCCAGCTCGGGATGAACCCGGAGCATAAGTGGGAGGTGGCCGTCATTGAAGGCGAGACCGCGCCGAGCGAGGAGACGGTGAACCGGCTGCTGGAGCGGGAAGCGAAAAGACGCGGCGTTACACCGCACGTGGAATACCGCTCCAGCCGGGCGGTGCTGTTCCTGCCTACCCAGGAGGGGCGCAGGTTCACGCCGGGCGGCGACGCCGAGGAGCAGTGGGAGCAGACGCTGGCCGGCTGGCTGCAGGACAAAGGCGAGGGCTTAAGCGGCTACCGCTGCGGCATCGGAACCCCGGAATACCTGTGGGATATCTACACCAGTTATAACGAAGCGCGCAAGGCGCTGTCGATCTCCAGAAGGCTCGGGCAGAGCCCCGGCGTAATCACCCGCTATGAAGACATGGAGGTCTACCACCTGCTGGAGGGACTGGACGGCCCCGGGTTCGGGCGGCTGTTCGAGCGCAAGCTGGGCAAGCTGCTGCACTATGACCAGGAGCATGACAGCAATATGCTGCTGACCTTCTATCATTATCTGGAGTGCCGCGGCAGCCTGATCGAGACGGCGAACAGCCTCTACATCCACCGCAATTCCGTCAAATACCGGCTGGAGCGGATCAGGGATATTACCGGCTTTGATCTGAATGATCCGCGCGAGCAGTTCGTCTGCCATTTGTGCCTGATCTACTACTACCTCCAGGAAAAATAG
- a CDS encoding response regulator transcription factor, giving the protein MKILMVEDEKYIAEAIAQVLKQNNYSVDLAHDGEYGLDCALSGIYDMIILDIMLPKKDGLTLLREMRANGMKTPTLLLTAKGQIEEKVYGLDCGADDYLPKPFHTDELLARLRALARRPSELNNEGILEAGDLRFNPHTLLLTCGANQTTLSPKEAQLLELLIRRMSTAVSKEQIIDRLWGYDSDAGDNHVETHVSLLRKKITRLQSGVILRTIRGAGYVLLSGEGGA; this is encoded by the coding sequence ATGAAGATACTGATGGTTGAAGATGAAAAATATATAGCGGAAGCCATCGCCCAAGTACTGAAGCAAAATAATTATAGCGTTGATCTGGCGCATGATGGTGAATATGGGCTGGATTGTGCCCTTTCCGGTATTTACGATATGATTATTCTTGACATTATGCTGCCCAAGAAGGACGGGCTGACCTTGCTCCGGGAAATGCGGGCAAACGGCATGAAGACACCGACCCTCCTGCTGACAGCCAAAGGCCAGATTGAAGAGAAGGTGTACGGCCTGGACTGCGGTGCAGACGATTATTTGCCCAAGCCCTTCCATACAGATGAACTCCTTGCGCGGCTGCGGGCACTAGCGCGGAGGCCTTCCGAATTAAATAACGAAGGAATCCTGGAGGCTGGCGATCTCCGGTTTAACCCGCACACCCTGCTGCTGACATGCGGCGCAAATCAAACAACCTTATCGCCAAAAGAAGCGCAGCTGCTGGAATTGCTGATCCGCAGAATGAGCACCGCTGTTTCCAAGGAGCAGATCATTGATAGATTGTGGGGTTATGATTCCGACGCCGGAGATAATCATGTCGAAACCCATGTATCACTCCTGCGCAAAAAGATAACCCGGCTGCAATCCGGCGTTATATTACGCACCATCCGGGGCGCAGGGTATGTGCTCCTGAGCGGGGAAGGCGGAGCCTAA
- a CDS encoding aminopeptidase has protein sequence MSEARIAISMNVLKDCLALAGGELLAVVADDDKRELAESVYEAGKRLGAEAMLLVMQPRSKSGEEPPAPVAEAMAKANVAVCITTHSMTHTAARKQAAAAGTRVATMPGITDDMFSHGAITADYAQVKALTEQVAALLSAGRRVRVEKDGLALSFSIESREGILSTGLYLNPGESGNLPSGEAYIAPLEGTADGQIKVDGSIAGIGALDSPMVLTVEQGRLVAADGEHGAKLLDMLGAGDGRLLGEFGIGTNNKARITGVVLEDEKVYGTIHVAFGSNNTFGGVVAAGVHIDAVVMKPDVYIDDKLIMRAGELL, from the coding sequence ATGAGTGAAGCAAGAATAGCAATTAGTATGAACGTTCTTAAGGATTGTCTGGCGCTTGCCGGCGGAGAACTGCTGGCTGTAGTGGCTGATGATGATAAGCGGGAGCTGGCGGAATCGGTCTATGAGGCCGGCAAGCGGCTGGGCGCGGAGGCCATGCTGCTGGTGATGCAGCCGCGCAGCAAGTCGGGTGAAGAGCCTCCGGCCCCTGTTGCGGAAGCGATGGCGAAGGCGAATGTGGCGGTGTGCATTACGACACATTCGATGACGCATACCGCAGCTCGCAAACAGGCCGCAGCAGCGGGAACCCGGGTAGCCACCATGCCGGGGATCACGGATGATATGTTCAGCCATGGGGCGATCACAGCGGACTATGCCCAGGTAAAAGCGTTGACCGAGCAGGTTGCGGCGCTGCTGTCGGCGGGCAGACGGGTACGCGTGGAGAAGGACGGGCTTGCGCTCAGCTTCTCCATTGAGAGCCGTGAGGGCATCCTCAGTACCGGACTGTACCTGAATCCGGGTGAATCGGGTAACCTGCCTTCAGGTGAGGCGTATATTGCCCCTCTGGAGGGCACGGCTGACGGCCAGATCAAGGTGGACGGCTCGATTGCCGGGATAGGAGCCTTGGACAGCCCGATGGTGCTGACGGTGGAGCAGGGACGGCTGGTCGCTGCCGATGGTGAGCATGGCGCTAAGCTGCTGGACATGCTGGGAGCAGGCGACGGCCGGCTGCTGGGCGAGTTCGGCATTGGGACGAATAACAAGGCCAGAATTACAGGTGTGGTGCTGGAGGACGAGAAGGTGTACGGCACGATTCATGTGGCTTTTGGCAGCAATAATACGTTCGGCGGGGTAGTCGCGGCAGGCGTACATATTGACGCTGTGGTGATGAAGCCGGATGTGTATATCGACGATAAGCTGATTATGCGTGCCGGGGAATTGCTCTAA
- a CDS encoding aspartate/glutamate racemase family protein, with protein sequence MLGIIRVITLQDSTGLKLHGDLIGQRYGLPVMSRSIPDQPRGVFNDETEAESIPKIIALARELEQQGCTAIGISCAADPALAECREAVGIPVLGAGSCAAHMAMAYSSRVGVLTILEEVPPLIRGILGEAYIGMDRPDGVTTTLDLGTPEGRAGALAGAARLVERGAEVLVLACTGFATIGLAAELEEQLGIRAFDPILCLGAAASATAAGAARRV encoded by the coding sequence ATGCTTGGAATCATACGTGTCATCACATTGCAGGACAGCACAGGCCTGAAATTGCATGGAGATCTAATCGGGCAGCGGTATGGTCTGCCGGTGATGAGCCGCTCCATCCCGGATCAGCCCCGGGGAGTGTTCAATGACGAGACGGAGGCAGAATCTATTCCGAAGATTATCGCGCTTGCCCGGGAGCTGGAGCAGCAGGGCTGCACGGCCATCGGCATCAGCTGTGCCGCCGATCCGGCATTGGCGGAGTGCAGGGAAGCGGTGGGGATTCCTGTTCTGGGGGCAGGCTCCTGTGCAGCCCATATGGCGATGGCCTACAGCAGCCGGGTGGGCGTGCTGACCATTCTGGAGGAGGTCCCGCCGCTGATCCGCGGCATTCTCGGTGAGGCCTACATCGGCATGGACCGCCCCGATGGCGTGACGACCACGCTGGATCTGGGCACGCCTGAAGGACGGGCAGGCGCACTGGCCGGAGCCGCCCGGCTGGTGGAGCGCGGGGCGGAAGTCCTGGTGCTGGCCTGCACCGGCTTCGCCACAATCGGGCTGGCCGCAGAGCTGGAAGAACAGCTGGGCATCCGCGCGTTCGACCCGATCCTCTGCCTCGGGGCGGCAGCCTCTGCCACGGCGGCGGGTGCGGCGCGGAGGGTGTAG
- a CDS encoding HAMP domain-containing sensor histidine kinase, producing the protein MLKRLRNKILVLNMLLTTVVVAIAFAFIYLVMDSQIQAENKRKLDAITEGKISFAAQETNTDGSEDAVAADTVQQRLPADYALSFHVKLDPYGKLQNIDSLIDLPEASYHLAAETAWKHKDGHGPISINGRLWQYAVVPATSTQVINENGMQTIIAAQDGSYQISFLDVTGSMETLRTLAITFVFVILAVLAAIFLISLMFANRSIRPVSEAWEKQRQFVADASHELKTPLSIINANYDVLVSNQNETIISQIKWLEYMKAGTDRMTELIHSLLSLARLESETAEINKVPFNISSKVSDIIESMAAALHEKKITLTLSIEPGIVINSDMDRVTQVFTILYDNAIKYTEFSGQIGVSLTQTSRLITCTVCNSGDGIAPRDLTRIFDRFYRIDQARTGDTGGHGLGLSIAKACIDQLGGQLTASSADNEMTTFSFKLSK; encoded by the coding sequence ATGCTTAAACGGCTGCGGAATAAAATTCTTGTGCTGAATATGCTGCTGACAACTGTAGTGGTGGCGATTGCCTTTGCGTTTATTTATCTGGTCATGGACAGCCAGATCCAAGCGGAAAACAAGAGAAAGCTGGACGCGATAACTGAAGGGAAAATTTCTTTTGCCGCTCAAGAGACGAATACGGACGGATCAGAGGATGCGGTTGCTGCCGATACAGTGCAGCAGCGGCTGCCCGCTGACTACGCATTGTCCTTCCATGTTAAGCTGGACCCGTACGGCAAGCTCCAAAATATTGATTCCCTGATCGATCTGCCGGAAGCCTCTTATCATCTGGCCGCAGAAACAGCGTGGAAACATAAAGACGGTCATGGACCTATATCCATCAACGGCAGGCTATGGCAATATGCTGTCGTACCCGCCACCAGCACCCAAGTCATCAATGAGAACGGTATGCAGACAATTATTGCTGCTCAAGACGGAAGCTATCAGATTTCGTTTCTGGATGTAACCGGCAGCATGGAAACATTAAGAACCCTGGCCATAACCTTTGTCTTTGTGATCCTCGCTGTGCTGGCTGCCATATTTCTGATCAGCCTTATGTTTGCCAACCGCTCGATCCGGCCCGTATCAGAGGCGTGGGAGAAGCAGCGGCAGTTTGTCGCGGACGCTTCCCATGAGCTCAAAACGCCGCTCTCCATTATCAACGCCAACTATGACGTTCTTGTATCCAACCAAAATGAAACGATTATCAGCCAAATCAAATGGCTCGAATACATGAAAGCCGGTACAGACCGGATGACGGAGCTAATTCACAGCCTTCTCTCTCTGGCAAGACTGGAAAGTGAAACTGCGGAAATCAATAAAGTACCCTTTAATATCAGCAGCAAGGTCTCTGACATCATTGAATCCATGGCGGCGGCCTTACACGAAAAAAAAATAACACTCACCTTGTCCATCGAGCCGGGGATTGTGATTAACAGCGATATGGACAGGGTTACGCAGGTATTTACCATTTTGTATGACAATGCGATTAAATACACGGAGTTTAGCGGACAAATCGGGGTCTCCCTGACACAAACCAGCCGGCTTATCACCTGTACCGTGTGCAACAGCGGGGATGGAATTGCGCCCCGGGATTTAACGAGAATATTTGACAGATTCTACCGAATAGATCAAGCCCGGACAGGAGATACTGGAGGTCATGGCTTGGGCTTATCCATTGCGAAGGCCTGTATCGATCAACTCGGAGGCCAACTAACCGCCTCAAGTGCGGATAATGAAATGACAACCTTCTCATTTAAGCTATCAAAATAA
- a CDS encoding response regulator transcription factor → MQSNILIIDDDIELCRLLKKCVDKEHITADLAHTGTEGLNLAAQGNYHLIVLDIMLPGLDGFQVLEKIRDMSSVPVLMLTAKTASSDKVNGLRSGADDYLTKPFDVDEFTARVLSLIRRYTTLNNGSIEKANRLIFQGLRIDIDNRIITVGEEPVELYAKEFNILCYLARNQGKILTKQQIYEEVWQEQYAYDDNNIMGYISKLRKSIEPDPNNPTYIQTVKGVGYRFSRDV, encoded by the coding sequence ATGCAAAGCAATATATTGATTATTGATGATGACATAGAGCTATGCCGGTTACTCAAAAAATGCGTGGACAAAGAACATATCACTGCCGACCTGGCACATACCGGTACAGAGGGCTTGAATCTAGCCGCGCAAGGTAACTATCATCTGATTGTCCTGGACATTATGCTCCCCGGCTTGGACGGCTTTCAAGTACTTGAAAAAATCAGAGATATGAGCAGCGTTCCGGTATTAATGCTGACGGCTAAAACAGCAAGCAGCGATAAAGTAAACGGCCTGCGGTCAGGTGCGGATGATTATCTTACCAAACCATTTGATGTTGATGAATTTACTGCGCGTGTGCTTTCTTTAATCCGCAGATATACAACCTTAAATAACGGCTCCATTGAAAAAGCGAATCGTCTTATATTTCAAGGGCTTAGGATTGATATAGATAACCGGATTATTACTGTCGGAGAAGAACCCGTCGAATTATATGCAAAGGAATTTAATATTCTCTGCTATCTCGCCAGAAATCAGGGAAAGATTCTGACCAAACAGCAAATATATGAAGAAGTCTGGCAGGAACAATATGCCTATGATGACAACAATATCATGGGCTACATCAGCAAGCTGCGGAAAAGCATTGAGCCTGACCCGAACAACCCGACTTATATTCAGACCGTTAAGGGCGTAGGATACCGTTTTAGCAGGGATGTGTAA
- a CDS encoding serine hydrolase: MKPEHKIMNEKLTGLMSEEAQRSKFSGVVQVADREHILAAAAYGLANIAELRLNQLHTRFPIASGSKLFTAIAVCQLVEQGRLTFDAKILDILPKAEFPLFDPEITVHQVLTHSSGIPDYFDEETMDDFASLWEETPMYTLRRPADFLPLFAGQPMKFAPGGRFHYNNAGYILLALLIEAISGKTFTKYVEQHIFQPCGMKDSGYFALDALPAHTAQGYIDGDSGQKISNIYSIPVVGGGDGGAYVTAADMHKLWSGLLEHKLLTPAVTDLLLTPHIHEREDSFYGYGVWIQVRGPKIHKYHIMGYDPGISFHSACYPGSGLTCTAICNQSNGAYRMMAAVEPNLPVK, translated from the coding sequence GTGAAGCCTGAACATAAGATTATGAATGAAAAATTAACCGGGCTGATGAGTGAAGAAGCGCAGCGTTCAAAGTTCTCAGGGGTCGTACAAGTGGCGGACCGGGAACATATCCTGGCAGCAGCAGCTTACGGGCTGGCCAATATCGCGGAACTGCGGCTCAACCAGCTCCACACCCGCTTTCCTATCGCTTCCGGCAGCAAATTATTTACCGCTATTGCGGTCTGCCAGCTCGTAGAGCAGGGACGGCTTACCTTTGACGCCAAAATACTGGACATCCTGCCCAAGGCGGAATTCCCTCTATTCGACCCTGAGATCACCGTGCATCAGGTACTGACACACAGCTCCGGCATCCCGGATTATTTCGACGAGGAGACGATGGATGATTTCGCTTCACTGTGGGAGGAGACCCCGATGTACACGCTGCGGCGGCCGGCAGATTTCCTGCCCCTGTTCGCCGGTCAGCCGATGAAGTTCGCTCCCGGCGGGCGTTTCCACTACAATAATGCCGGTTATATCCTGCTCGCCTTGCTCATCGAAGCGATAAGCGGCAAGACATTTACTAAGTATGTAGAGCAGCATATTTTTCAACCGTGCGGGATGAAGGATTCCGGTTATTTCGCGCTTGATGCGCTGCCGGCCCATACTGCACAAGGATACATCGACGGAGACAGCGGGCAAAAGATCAGCAACATCTACTCGATTCCGGTGGTTGGAGGCGGAGACGGCGGAGCATATGTCACAGCTGCAGATATGCATAAGCTATGGAGCGGCTTGCTTGAACACAAGCTGCTGACGCCAGCGGTAACGGACTTGTTGTTAACGCCGCATATTCATGAGCGTGAGGATAGCTTTTATGGCTATGGCGTCTGGATTCAGGTCCGTGGCCCAAAAATACACAAATATCACATCATGGGCTACGATCCCGGAATCAGCTTCCATTCCGCCTGTTATCCCGGAAGCGGCTTAACCTGTACCGCGATCTGCAACCAGAGCAACGGGGCTTACCGGATGATGGCAGCCGTGGAGCCGAATTTGCCGGTGAAGTAG